The window TTGGATAGTTTCGACTGTACTTCATATTTGTTCTTCACACCAACCTACAGAAGAAATATATGTTTAATAACCAATCAAAGTTAGATACGATACTAAGGCTAactagaaaaaggaaaaagatggCTTAGTTAGTGCAACGGGTTTAACAGTGATGTGTGTGTTCGGGGTTTTTGCTTGGTGGGGAAGGGGCACCACTGTTTTATATTTGTTATATTACTTGGAGAAGACAAAACAGATAGAGGTTTTCCTTCCAAAAATAATTTGAGAAAATGATGGATCCAGATAGACCAACAAATACAAATTGACAAACCATAGGCCTCTTCCCTCAAATAATATGCATAACAGATAAGAACTTGAGAACTCACTATGTAAGGGACAGGTGCGTCTAAAAAGTCCAGCATGTCATTTGGTAAAACCTGGAAAGTTTATGCACACTGTTATTCACATGAAAACAGCAAtgcatttaatatatttataaatagcTTGCAGGCAGTAAGCAAACTATACCGGCATCAGAAGGCTTTGCCATTGGTAGGGGCGGATCAGAGGGATAATTGATAACACTGAGGCCGACAAGATACCCTGCACACATCAGAAAACACAGATGTAAAAAGAATACATAGATTGGATTGTTAATCTTCACCAGGCCTATAAAAACTTGGAATAATGTCTAATACATACCAAATTGGAACAAATGATTACAATCTGCTTCTCCAACAGTGCTCCTGCAAACAATGTTAATACCTGCAAAGTATGAGGACAATCAAACCCAACGTCAGCCACGAAGCAAGCCTCTAAGAAAGTAACACAAATTGGCATTCATTCATATAAAGGTATAGTCAATATGGCATACTTATGTTGAGCCAATATGAGCCAATAACTAACATTTTCAAGTCGTAAGGAGCCACATATGCATGCAATAGCCCATACTGATAATGCAGTTGCTTCCTCCTCTACCAAGAAAGCACTTTGTGCCTGATAACAACCAACAGAAATACAATTCAAATGAACACGAATGTTATTAAGGAAAAAGATCAAGTAAATTCACCACACATGAGATAAGTTCGTAAAGCTATCATCAGTCTCTACCTCAGCGAATTCTAGACTCGTACTGCATGACCTCAGATCAATGGTTGAGCCCGCAGTACGTAAAATGTTTACTTTTGGTCTATGGTATTCCAAGGGATGCAGGTGGTCCAAGGGATGAAACTTAACAGTGGTACCTCTAGCAGGGCAACGTAATTGGTAGTATTCACTTATTATCTGCAATGATCCATGATTGTTTGCCTGAAAATTTGGGAAAATTTTGTCAAGAGACATTAGGTGATTCTCATTAAAAAGAGCTTCAATTCATATCTAGATTCAAGAATAAAAAGTCCTTTTTGCACCTTGGCCCATTCAAGAATATCAATGAGGTCAGAATCATCTTGGCCAGAGAAAGATGCCTCGTCCGTCACTGTAAAATCAACATCACTCCTAAAATTTCTGTCCTCACAAGGAGAGCCTTGAAAACTGCATAAAACACTTCCAAGTAATAAGTACAGAAGCTTAGACCTTAAAGTAGCCCATATCCTTCATAATTaccaaccaccaccacccaaaACTTCAAGGGAAGAAGTACAATTGCTACCTGCAGGAAGAATCAGAGCTTTCATACTGATAGAAGCGCAGGAGAGGTAGGACAGCATTCGGTAATCTCCTTTCTACAGCTTGTTTGTTTGTAGAGAAGTCATCAACGTAGACCTCAGCATTCACACCGCCAGGTTCTCTTTTGCAACTAACTATCTCAGTTTCAGGTTCAACCGGAACAACAACATTTCCACTAACCCTTCCCTTTAACAAGTTAAAATTCCCATCAACCATTTGATGATCTAGGTGACTCCCATTTTCTGCAAATCTCCCTGGTTGAGAAAACTCCGTTGTTCCATTCCGCATGTCCTCCTCAGTTCTACTACTTAGTGATACACCATCTGAAGTTTCTTCTGTAGtatcttcaaaattttcaccactGTCATAATCCTTTGGGCTTTCTAAATCTAAAAGATCTATTCCTTGTGTTAATCGTTCCAACCTTTCCTCTGTGAAGATGCTACAGGAAAATAGCAAACATATTCAAGTTGAGTAACATAGTCAAATGATAAAGATGATTGTCTAATCATAGGACCTATCAAAAACCAAAAGGGGGGCATATGTATTCCCGCGCACAACTATGAGCCAGTGCTAGATCTTACTTTCAATAGTCCTTTAGCTGACAGTTAAAAATCTTATATGTGTTGTTTAGAAGTCACATCGGTTCCACCTTATAATGAGAAAGCTACCATAATTTTTTCCTGAACGAACTAAGAATTGACtctttcgtttgtttttagatTAGTTATAGCCCGACCTTCGATCTAATGCATAAATAGATAGCAGGAAACACACATTTATTTTCTGCATGAATAAGTATGAGCATCCAAAACAACAATAACACACCTGTTCAATACACCAAAATGTAACTCAAATGCTGGAACCCTTGAGAGAATGCAATAACATCTATGAGTGGTTAATATATGACGGCTCAAAGATGGGCGAGAAGGATGTTTCTCTGCAATCATGGAAAGCAATCCAGAGGGTTTTTGCACTACTTCTTCTACTAACATGCAGCATCCATACAAAGTTGAATCATCAGCAACCTACAAACcaaatattgtacaaaatggGTCATCAGGGAAATGAAAGAAATAATTCACATTAAAGCAAAATTGAATTCTTTAGGTTCAAGCAAAAGGAATAATTTCTTGTCACGTAAAGAAATTAAACTAATATAaataacataaaagaaaagggaTTATCTTCTTAAATAATGTCTCGTAACTATAACTGACAATCCATAATATCCtcttaaacatataaaaatcttatcaaatttaaggaaaaaattcAACCCGAGTAAATATGCTTTGCATTTTTCTTAGCAATCTTCTTCTCTGTGGGCACTTATACAACTCTAAGTAACCAGTTGTATGAATTATGGCCAAAACAACGTTGTTTGAATTATAATTTTCCGGCAACACCACTAATGCTTCTATCCTACAGCACCACCACTACATATTTATATGTCAAAAGGCAAATGCTGCAAAGTAGAGAAATTTTATATTGAATTGAGGAAAATCAATAACAAAAGAGTCGTGGATACATAACAAGTTACTAATTACCTGTAATCTGAATACAAAGGACAGATCGCTCCTTTTAAAATGCTCCTGAAAATAAGCATCATCATGGTCATACAAGTGTCTGAAAAGttacatatatttcaaattaagTAATAAAACAGTTTCTGTGTAATAATTTTTGTTAGGACACGACGAAAGACTTCTATGTAGCAACAGTATACCATCCTGTTCCACTTTTAATAATTATCTTATAATTAGCAGAAACAGTTTAAAGTCCCATAGAAAGAAGAGTTGTTAAAAACATCCTAAAACCATAGTAAACTCAATccacaaaatttcaaattaatctCATTTTCTAGTAGAAACTTGAAGACTAGCTAGTTAAAAAGCTTTTACATATGATTCTCTCTGGGAAAAGGTATGAAACCAGATGAAGATTTATTGATAA of the Pyrus communis chromosome 1, drPyrComm1.1, whole genome shotgun sequence genome contains:
- the LOC137738664 gene encoding uncharacterized protein — translated: MNKDEETSSPSWGASFFAQTEDVARAVAAVAASATAAHSPRPSAVYSSNEDGGGGSPLQRLQRRVTKVLKGFQHPPEVKRGTYNPEVLTSQKRQWALQYLDHKSLKQPTRLFESMVVMGLHPNCDIQALQRQYIGRKSDGPGRFNSQNHSRVEPNIEPQVLFVYPPEKQLPLQYKDLLSFCFPGGIEVHAVERTPSMSELNEILLGQEHFKRSDLSFVFRLQVADDSTLYGCCMLVEEVVQKPSGLLSMIAEKHPSRPSLSRHILTTHRCYCILSRVPAFELHFGVLNSIFTEERLERLTQGIDLLDLESPKDYDSGENFEDTTEETSDGVSLSSRTEEDMRNGTTEFSQPGRFAENGSHLDHQMVDGNFNLLKGRVSGNVVVPVEPETEIVSCKREPGGVNAEVYVDDFSTNKQAVERRLPNAVLPLLRFYQYESSDSSCSFQGSPCEDRNFRSDVDFTVTDEASFSGQDDSDLIDILEWAKANNHGSLQIISEYYQLRCPARGTTVKFHPLDHLHPLEYHRPKVNILRTAGSTIDLRSCSTSLEFAEAQSAFLVEEEATALSVWAIACICGSLRLENVLTLFAGALLEKQIVIICSNLGILSASVLSIIPLIRPYQWQSLLMPVLPNDMLDFLDAPVPYIVGVKNKYEVQSKLSNTIVVDANKNQVKSPTIPQLPQHKELFSSLSPYHAKLVGESFLGRKRPVYECTEEQIVAAKGFLGVLRTYLDSLCSNLRSHTITNVQSNDDKVSLLLKESFIDSFPSRDRPFMKLFVDTQMFSVHTDLVLSFFQKE